The nucleotide window CAAAATGGACTTGAAACCACGTGATATCGTTACTGTAGAAGCGATCGATAACGCGTTTGCACTGGATATGGCGATGGGCGGATCTACCAATACGGTACTGCACACGCTGGCACTGGCTCATGAAGCAGGCATCGAGTATCCAATCGAGCGTATCAATGAAGTAGCTAACCGCGTTCCGCATCTGGCGAAGCTTGCTCCTGCTTCCGATCTTCACATCGAAGATGTTCACAATGCAGGCGGCGTAAGCGCAGTGCTGAACGAATTGCTCAAAAAACCAGGCGCAATTCATGGTGACTGTATTACAGTAACAGGTAAAACTATCCGTGAAAACGTAGAAGGAAAAGAAATTCAGGATACCAACGTTATCCACCACCTGGATAACCCGCATTCCGAAAAAGGCGGCTTGGCTGTATTGTTTGGTAACCTTGCACCACAAGGAGCGATCATCAAAGTTGGTGCAGTTGATGCTTCAGTTGGCGGATACCACAAAGGTCCTGCCATCTGCTTTGACTCCCAGGAGCAAGCGCTCGAAGGTATTGCTAACGGCAAAGTAAAAGAAGGACATGTTGTTGTTATCCGTTATGAAGGACCAAAAGGCGGACCAGGTATGCCTGAGATGCTGGCTCCTACTTCCCAGATCGTAGGTATGGGGTTGGGTGCCAAAGTTGGTCTGATCACCGATGGACGCTTCTCTGGCGCATCCCGCGGAATCAGTATCGGTCATATCTCTCCGGAAGCAGCTGAAGGTGGTCCAATCGCCTTTGTTGAAGAAGGAGACATCATTGAACTGGATCTGAACAACCGTATCATCGAATTGCACATCAGTGACGAAGAGTTTGAACGTCGTCGCGCAGGTTGGAAAGGCTTTGAACCAAAAGTAAAAACTGGTTACCTGGCTCGTTATTCCAAACTGGTTACGAATGCAAGCAATGGCGGAGTACTCAGTATCTAATTCATGTTAAATAAAGGGTTGCTCTTCTGCCAAATCTGGCGAAGAGCAACCCTTTTCTTTTACGCTAATTAGGACGTGTCTGAAAACTCGCTGAAGTGCATCTTTTACCGCCTTTTCGCCCCCTGCTGCGTCACTTTCCCTTGACGTGCCCCGGCACGCCTGCGGAAAACTTCCTGGCTTGGAACGAAAATTCGGCAAAATCTGCCTCTTAGGAGTTTTCAGACACGCCCTAGTTCCGCTCTGGAAGTATCTCTTGTTCGATCACAAGCGATCCAACTCTATCCTCTTCTACTGTTGCTGCCACCTGCGTTGTGTGCTGACCATATCGTTCCAACAGCAGGTCCAGTGGCATGGCTATCATCTTGGGTACCAATTGTTCTGTACGCTGTTTCAGACGTTTGGTTCCTGCCGGATGAATCACACTTAACAGCAGCTTCAGGTATATTTTAGATGCAGCACTGAACGGTCCAGGGGGCAAGTCTTGTATGGTAAAGCCGAACTTTTCCGGACCTCTGTTAATCATGCTCACACCGTATACGGCCTTCGCAGAACGTAAATCAGGTTCAAGTGCTATCATGCGCGCCAGATCCGGCAATTGTTGTTCCATCGTGCGGATCATGCGAATAGCCAAGTGCATACTGGAACGCGAAGTCACCCCAAGTTCGAACAACTTCTGATTGTCAAAATGTAATTCAATCACCGGATCTCCGTTTTGAATGACATGGCCGTCATTCATCTCCACCCGCGCACCATGATATACACGGGATCTGAAATGCAGCATCGGGTCCTCTGGCGAAGCCGTCCGCAGATGATATACCCAGTGGAACAACCTCTCCCAACCCAGCCATAAGGCAACAACGATTCGTTTCCATAGCTTCAACGGTGTCTGTAATTGAGTCTTGTTCTTAGATTCGCTCACTGTAATACCTCCCATCAACGTATCAACGCGTACACTTTGCAGCCCAAGCCGTTCAGCTTCCTGCAAGACGACTTCCAGCGCCTGAAGCATCTGCTCCGGCGCGTGTGCATCAGCACCGAGGGTGGTTCCTCGATCATGCAGCAGCATAACCTCCCCACCTCTTAGTTCCTTCAGCATCCGTTCGGTCAATCTCTGGGCACCTACTCGGCTTCTCCAGTCTTCAAACATGGAAGACCACAGTACGATTTTACGTTCTTTCTTGCTGAAAAAATCAAACAGATTCATAATCCCCCAAGGTGGACGATAATAACAAGTCTTCTCTCCAGTTACTTCATGAATAATCTGACCCGTTCGCAGAATCTGATTTCGAACGGTACGTGGCCGCATGAGCCAATTCGTTTTGTGAATATAGTTATGAATACCAATAAGATGGCCTTCCTCATGTATGCGCTGAATGAGTTCCGGATGTCTCGCAGCATGTTCTCCAACGACAAAAAATGTTGCTTTTGCTTGATGCTGATGCAGCAGATCGAGCAGCCTCGGCGTATAGTGTGGATCTGGCCCATCGTCAAACGTTAAGGCAAATTGTGTGTCACTTCTTCCCCGTCTGAATACACGAAAACCGAAAAGCCTGCTAATCAAACTTGGAATAAAGGCGTAAAAAGATGAAAGATACAATAACCACAGTAGAATACTCTGAAGTATCGATGTCATGTTGCTAGCTCCCCACTTCTCCTGCTGAATTACGGTGCGCTATGGCACTATCTAAAATAAACCGCCTTTAATTTTATCATAGTTCAGACTTTTCTTGAATCCTGTTTTCCCAAAAAGATAGCTATCGTGTACAATAAATACAATATAATTATTGCCATCAAAGGAGCCATGTCCATGCTACCGCTTTACAAAAAATACGGGCGAACCGTCTTTGACATCGCATTGCTCGTATTAACCGTGTATGTGATCATGTACGGTTTTAGTCAATTATACCAAGTGGCTGCACCCGTCTTTCTATCATTCATCGTGTATTGGATGATTGAGCCACTGGCCAAATTTTTACATCGCAAAGGATTACCCAAGACGCTTGGAGCCGCCATCTCCGTCTTGTTGTTTCTTGCATTAATTGTCGCTGCCTTTTTTGGTGTGGGTTTGATTATCATTTCACAAATTTCCAATCTTCAAGATAATTTTCCCGTATATATTGAAATGATACAGCGTGAATTCACCAATCTGGTTCTATTTATGCAGGACAAGTCCGATGCTCTACCTGATGGGATTATGGAAAAAGCGAACGAATATTTTGCAACACTGACCGGTTTCCTGTCCAAATGGGTAACTAGCGGAGCACAGTTCGTCGTCGGCTTCCTCAGTTCATTCTCTTCGTTTATTACGAACTTCGGAATAGCGATTATTCTGGCATTCTTTCTCAGTATCGAGATCGAATCCTGGCGCAAGTTCGCCCGTGCGAAAACGCCTAAAACCTTGAAATTAGCTATTGAATTCATGCGTAATCATGTGTTCAAAACGATCCGCTCGTATTTGAAGGCACAGATGATCATGATGCTAATTACGTTCGTATTGATTTATGCAGGTTTGTTGATTTTGGGAACCTCTAACGCCTTTACCATTGCAGCCATCTGTGCAGTCTTCGATCTGGTGCCACTGCTTGGTGTTCCTGTTGTATTCATTCCATGGATCGTCTACTTGTTCATTATAGGCAATAGTAGCCTGGCGATCGGCCTGATTGTCATTCTGGCAGTAACGATGCTGACACGACAATTGCTGGAACCGAAAATCTCAGGTAACTCGATCGGTGTATCTTCGGCGTACTTGATGCTTTCGTTTATGCTGATCTCCCTTTCAATCTTCGGCCTTGCTGGTGTAGTGTTATCTCCAGTGCTCCTGATCCTTCTAAAAGAACTGTTACAACAAGGGTACCTGCAAAAGTGGATTCACCTGCCAAAAGATGAATTTGAATCCTCTCCATTGGTCATGGACCCACCCGTTAACAAGGCCTCAGCGAATTCTGCCGAATCTACTGTACAACGTCCCGTTCCTGCGAAGGATCATGAGGACTCCGCCAAATAGTCCATCACCTTCCTGAAGAGAGCTGTCGCCTGATGATGGCTGTCTGGAGAGACATTCTGGACAAGAACAGCTACGGCGTATTTGGGTTGTTCTATCGGTCCATAACCAATGAACCATTGATGATTGAGCTCCTCCCCATTTTTTTGTACTTGAGCTGTACCTGATTTCCCTGCAACATGCCATCGTGCATGCTGCAGGGATTTTCCTGTTCCCTCACGGACGACCTTATTCATCCAGGATAGTAGTTTATGCGCTGTTGCGGGAGCAATCTGTCCTGCTGCTGAAGGTGAATCATGCAAGGGCATCTCCAGCATGGTGCCACCATCCGCATATCGGATGCGCTTAACGAGACGTGGGGCACTAACCTTTCCATCATGTAACAGTGTAACGATTAGATTGGCAGCTTGCAGCGGTGTGACCAAGACATCGCGTTGGCCGATTGCTGTCTGTATTTTCGCACCTTCATCAGCAGAAGAAACAGCCTCTGTTCTCACACGCCCGTGATCTTCATGATCAAAGTGCCGTAAGACGGGCATGCCAGCCATCTGTTTCCCCTCCCAACCAACAGGACGTGCCAGTCCCAGACGATCTGCCGTCTGCTCCAGTTGCTCCATACCAAACCTGCGCGCCGTTTCCGCGAATACGATGTTACAAGACTCGGCAAACCCTTGCTCCAGATTCAGGTTTCCATGCCCATGCTCCTTCCAGCAGGACAGCCCATATTTTCCGTATTCACCACCACAATAGAATTCTTCTCCGTTAGAAACCGCATGATATTCCAACGCAGCCGCTGCAGTGACGATTTTGAAAATGGAACCCGGTACGGCTCCCTGTACTGCACGATTTCCCCAGGCCGATTGCTTGGGGTCCACGTGTTGTGGCTGATAGAAAGGGCGGGAGATCATGGCGCGAACATCTGCGTTAGCGACATCAAGCACAACAACAGCTCCCTCTTCTAATCCAGATTCTTCTGTCAGCTGCTCCAGCCCACGCTGCAACTCGGCATCCACAGTGGTTTCCACACGTAAAGGATAATGGCTATTGGCTGGTGCAATGACATGCGGCTGAACATCGGGGATAATCTCTCCACCACCCGAGACCATACGTGATACTAGTGTAGGGCCAATGCCCATCAACAGGGGTTCAAGCGTTCTCTCCAGTCCAGCTGCCCCTGATTTCATGGCAAAAGGCTGTTTCACTTCATCCTGATGTCCAGGTTTTCCTTTGGAAGATCCCGGCTGTTCAGCCAGATAACCCATCCACTGCATTCCCGTATACCCCTGAAGATACCTTGTCATCATCGGATATATGCCGGCTTCTTGCAGATGCAGAGTACGTAGGCGCTCAACCTGAGATTCGGTCAAATGAACAGGCTGCTGTGCACCTGCTGTCCAAAAATGAGGTGTGCTCTCCTGATTCCATTCCTTTTTTAATTGATCCAGATCCGTATGTAAAATAGCTGCCAACTGTGTCATCTCGGAGCCTTCCAACACTCCATACTTTCGTACTTTCTCTGATGGACCTGTCTGTGGAAAAAGAACCAAGCCCCATTGCAGCTTCCCCGTCAACGCCTCGCCTTTGAAATCCGTAAATTGTCCCCGCCCTGGATCAAGCATTACCCCACGTTCACGTTGCAATACAGACATTTCACGTACCGTTCGGTGAAATCCAGGCATGGTCTGATTCACCTGAACGATCTGAACCCATCCCAATCGCAATATAAGTAGCCCAAAGACAAGAGTTAGAAGAATACAAGCTATATAAATCCGCCGTTTCGCAAGAAGATGCATCCCAATCTCACCTTTTGTCGTTTTGACATATTATTGCTGATAAGGCTTGGAATTATCCGGTAAACATAAAGAAAACCTGTCCCATGTGCGGGACAGGTTCTCCTCATTTCAACCTTGGCTTGTTACACCGTAAAGCGTGACAATGTTTCTTTCAGTTCAGTGGACACGTTCTCCAGTTTGCCAGACAGATTAACCAGCTGGTTACTGATATTTTGCTGTTCACTGCTCAAGGAAGCTACTTCTTGAGACGTTGCAGAAGATTCTTCAGCTACGGCGCTGACATTGCTCATCGCTTCAGACAACGTACTTTGAGATTTGTTCAAATCTCCAATTGAACCTGTCACCATGCCTAGACGTTCTACAAATGCACCCATCTGTTCCTGTACGGAAGCGAAGATGACGTTGGTGTCTTTAACCGCATCCATCTGTTCTTTGAATAACGGATAGGCTGCAGACAAAGCATCCACTGTCTCATTCATTTCGGTCATGATTTTGTCAGTGATCTCTCCAACCATCTCAATGGATTGTCTGGATTGAGCCGCAAGCTGACGAACCTCATCAGCTACCACCATGAATCCTCGCCCGGCTGCACCGGCACGTGCTGCTTCAATGGTTGCATTCAGGGAAAGGATATTGGTCTGTTTCGTTATGTTTTGCAGAACTTCAAGCACTTTCAGGACAGAAGACGTGCTCTCTTTCAGCGAATCAACCTTATTCACCAGTGCACCAATCATTTCTTCTGTCTTCTGGGTTTTGGTCATTAACTGATTCAGATGTTGTGAGCCTGTGTGACTGGACTTCTCTACATGACGAGCAGAATCGCCCATCTGTTCATTGGCAGCAATCACACTCTCCATCTGACGAGAGATATTATCCGTCAATTCATTGCCACGTTCCGCTTCGGTTGCCAGGCTGCCTGCACCACCTGCAATCTCTTCTGTAGCTACAGCGATTTCAGAAGCAGACACAGCCGTTTTCTTGGATGCACTGCTCAGCTCAGATGCGGTATCCAGTACTTCCTGCGCAGAACGATTGGTTTGTTCAACCAGCTTCGTGATCTGCTCCATCATCAGATTAAATGCGGATGAGAGCTGGCCAATTTCATCTTTGGAGCTATATGGGGTACGAACTTTAAGATTACCTTTCGCACCTTCCTGCATCAGATCTTTCAATTTGCCAAGTGGACGAGCAATCATGCGAACCATCCAGATCCCGATCAACACTGCAATACCGGCATCAATCAGTGCCATCCACAGTGTAAGAGTCAGAATACCTTTAGCATCCTGAACCAGAACAGAGGTAGGTATCATACCGACCAGTTTCCAATTGGACGTTTCCATCGTGCTGTATACAGCCAGCATTTCTGTAGGTTTGTCATCCACCGTATACTCCGTATTCGTACTACCTGCTGGTTCGGTTAGTTCTTTGACAAATGTAAGCTCTGTATCTTGTCCGGTACGATCCGGGATGGAGGATGCAACCACTTTATTATCCGGAGCGATCAGTTGCAGAACAGCTCCTGGTCCCAGGTCAAGCGATTTCAATTGTTCCTCCAGAACTTCCAGTTTCAGTTCAATTACCAGAACATACGACTGGGTAGTTCCCTGCAGGTTCTTCATTGAACGTGCAATTTTGAACGTTGGGATCGAACCATCTTCCTTCACTTCTGTTGGAAGCCAGCGATAACCGCCTGCCTCGATTAACTCACTATACCAAGGTTCCTGGCGAATACTGCCCATGGAGGAACTGTTGCTACCCGTACCCATAATGGACTTCGTATCGTCCGTAGGTACCAGATAAATCGCTTCCATAGATTTATTTGTAAATGCAATATTGGACAGTTGCTTGTTGATTGAACTTGAATTCACGAATGTATCATACGCAGTCAGATTCTTATCTGACATTTTTTGTAGCAAGGACTGCATTTCCGGATCAAAGAAAATCTGTGTGGATGTGTCCACAAATCTCTCCAAAATGATGTCCATTTTTTGTTTGGTCTGATCAATCGTCTCCTGATTAGCTCGTGAGGCATTGGTCTCAATCGTACCCTTGGCTTTCGAATAGGATAATAGACCCAAACTCACTACAAAAATCATAATACCCGCAAAGAAGATCAAGAACAGTTTAACCCCTACGGATTTAACCGGATTCGCCTTCTTAATCTGTTCGAAAGAAGACCCCCCAAAGTTTTTCCAATCCCGGTTTTTCAGTTGTTTCTTCACCCAATCAGTCTTGATCCAGTCCAGCTTGAGTTTACTGCGATCAATCTTGAACAATCTTTTGCCACTACCTGTCGTTTTGCTTTTGACTACTTTTTCTTTCTTCACTTTCTGAACATTCTCAGGCTTAACCTGCTCGTCTTTTGTCACTTGCTCCCCACTGTCTTTCTGCTTCTTTTGAACCAATCCCATTCACCTGCCAGTAATTTACTTGTTGGATTTTTCTTTCTCTCCCCTATAAATATGTAGTATTCGACAGCTTTCTTCGTTCCCCTTTCACTTCCCAGAAATATTTTACAACTTTATTCCTATTTTTCTATAAAAAAAAGACCCCCATATGCCGATAAACGGAGGTCCCAAATGTAAATTCCATAGCACTATTTTGTTAAATCATAATACAATATTGACACATTGTAGGTATTTGAACCTACTTCTTTTTTCTCATCATATCGAAGTACGAAACCGGTTGATCCACCTTCATTTTAATCAGTTGCAACGGGTGACGAGCAGCATCGAGAACATTGCCTTCTTCATCCTGTATTTCATCGACGACCTGTTTGAAAAAGTGACCTCCCGGACCGAAAAATTCAATTTCTTGTCCTGGTTTGAAGTGATTGCGCTGTTGAATGGTTGCCATTCCTGTTTCAGCATCATACCCCGTAACCAAGCCAGCGAAGTCAAAAGGTACGGCCTTTTCTTCCGGCTCATAGATATGATCTTCATGGTCTGGTGTATCATAGAAAAACCCGGTATTCAGCGGACGATTTGCCGCTTTGTTCATTTCTTCAACCCACTCAGGCTTCAGAACATAATTTTCCGGGTCTGCCATATAAGCGTCAATAGCTTGACGGTATACGTTAACCACGGTAGCCACATAGTGAATTGATTTCATGCGGCCTTCAATCTTGAAGCTGTCCACACCCACATCAATCAACTCGGGGATATGACCAATCATGCACAGATCCTTTGATCCCATGGAGAATGAATTGTCCTGTTCCTGGAACAGGGGAAGCTGGTTCTCACCCAGTTTGAATGGTGCAGGTGCCTGCATCTGCATGTCCTCTTCGCTGACCCACACCGTATCTTCTCTCGCATCCTCGAACAGATCATACTTCCAACGGCAAGACTGGCAACAGCCACCCCGGTTAGAGTCCCGATCCGTAAAGTGATTGGAGAGCACACAACGGCCAGAATACGATGAACACATCGCTCCATGAATAAAGGCTTCAATTTCAATATCCACATTTGCCTTGATTTCCTCAATCTCTTCGAAGCTGGTCTCACGTCCAAGAACAACACGGGGAAGTCCTTCATCTTTCCAGAACTTCACGGCTTGCCAGTTGAGTGTGGATTGTTGAGTACTCAAATGTACCTCAAGGCCCGGCACAGCACGAAGGGCTACTTCAATAATAGCCGGATCGGCTACGATGATCGCAGAGATTCCCGCATTATAGAGGTTTTGCAGGTACGTTTCGATACCCTCAACATCCTCATTATGTGCATAGATATTCGTCGCTACGAACACTTTGGCTCCATACTTTTTGGCAAACTCCACACCTTCACGCATCTCTTCAAAGCTAAAGTTATCCGCGTTGGAACGGAGTCCATAGGCCTGTCCACCGATATATACGGCATCTGCACCGTAATGGATCGCAAATTTCAGTTTTTCCAGATTACCCGCCGGAGCTAGCAGCTCCGGTTTGTCCAGACGGTTACGTTTACCCGAAAACTTCCGCTGTACCGCCACTGTTTCCATTCTGTTCACCTCGTCTATTAATACACTTGTTCTTTATAGAAAAATCCAAACGACAATTCACGTTCAGGGTCCTGTAACTCCCGCACCTCAGCGAGCCAATCTTCAGAGAACGCATATGCATCAGCATCGGCTACATAACTGTCAATCGCTGCCCGATATGCACGTACAACAGCTTCATTGTAAGTAAGCGATTTTAACATACCTTCAACTTTGAAACTGTGCACACCCGCCTCCATCAACAGATGAAGATCTTCGAGGATGCATATATCCTCAGAGCTCATAATGTGCGTACCGTTCATGTCCTCATAGATCGGGAATTTCTCATCCCGGCGTTCAGCCTCGATCAGGAACAATCCCCGTTCTTTACCCAGATGTCCCTCAACCGGCCGTCCTTGATGAGCCATATAACTTTGCACCAGACTGCGCTTGGAATGATAAATATTCGTCATACCATGCACCTGAACCTGAGCTTCCACCTTCAAAAAAGGAACCATTTCCGTCAACTCGTCCATATTCAACTCACGGGCAAGCACAACACGACTAGCGCCCTTGGTTCCCCAATAGTTGGCCGTCGCATAGTTCGTTGAAGTCATCTCCGCGTTCCAGTGCAGCTTCACATGTGGAGCGTATTCCTTCATGGTAGCCAGCACGGATGGATCATTAAACTCCACACCATCCACACCGATTCTGCCCAAAGCCTGAACATATTCTGGCAATTCTTTCAGCAGCTCGTTGGACATCAGATTAGTCATGGATACATACACACGCGCCTGATGTTTGGCTGCAATGGCAACCACCTCTGCTGTCTCTTCCACGCTGAAGCTCCCTGGAAGACGCATGCCGAATCGATCATCTCCAATGACCAGAGCATCTGCTCCAGCCTGGAGAAGCACTTCTGCCTCTTTCACATTCGCTGCTGTAACGAGCAGTTCATGTTTCTTACTCATATAATCCCCTCCGCTTATTGCGCAGCCTTACTTTTGGCTATATTTTGCTGGTGTTCCTTATACGTTTTGGCAAATAGATGTCCAGACGAGCCATCCTTTTTTGTCACATAGAACAGATACTCCGAAGCTTCCGGATTTAGCGCTGCCTCAATGGACGGAAGACTTGGACTAGCAATTGGACCTGGTGGCAAGCCTTTGTTCAGATACGTATTATAGGGACTTTTCACCTTTAGATCCTTGAAAAACAATCGTTCCTTCGGTCTGTCGAGCAGATATTGCACGGTAGCATCAATCTCCAGCTTCATATCCTGATTGATCCGATTGTAGATTACACCTGCAACCAGAGCACGTTCCTCGTCCACTACAACTTCTTTCTCCACGAGTGACGCGATCGTCAGCAGTTCATGCAGGGAAAGGTTCTTTTCCTGGAGCTTGGCTTCCAAATCAGGAATGGAATTAATCTTGGTCTGGAATTCTTCCAGCATCCGTTGCATCACATCATGCGTGGAACTTCCCTTTTTCAGCTCATACGTCTCCGGGAATAGATACCCTTCCAATACGTAGCGAAGTTCTTCATCCACTGGAATATCTTTGATGATATCTACATCAAAGGCCGAAGGATCATTGGCCAGCTTGATGAATTCATCCCGATCTACTACATGCTCATAAGAAAGCTTACCCGCCATTTGCAGAACGTTATAACCCTCCGGAATTGTAAATTTCACCATTTCCTCCGGTACTACTTCACCACTACTCAGCTTGCTAACAATCTCGTCATATGTCACGCCAGGACTCATAGAATATGTACCCGCCATGAAATTAGAACCTAGTTTTTTCCACTTTAAATACCCTTTGAAGGTCAACCCGCTTCGAATGAGGCCTTCTTCTTGAAGCTGATCTGCGATTTTCGAAGTTCCCGATCCGCTCTTAATCTCGAATACGACTGGTTCTGTAGAAGCTTCCACAGGACGCATCATACTCCACACGTATCCACCTGCGCCTCCGGCAAGAACTACAATGATAAGCAGTATGACTACTATTGCTTTCCCTTTCAAAAAAGAAACAACTCCTTTACACAACCAAAAAGAGCGGACTTCTCCGCCCTCCCGGTTTCTTCAATTTGAAGCTGATTAATCTTCGTCAATGGGGAGAGTACATTCATCATAAAGCTCCGAGATGTTCTCCCACTCATCATCATCGTCGATCGTAACTAACTCCGGCATGATCTGGTCTTCACTTCCAGGTGATACCCGCAGAAGTTCAACCTCGTCATAAGGTCGCAACGAACTGCGGAGCACCGCGTATTGCTGACCGCCGACTTCGAACTCAGCCAACAAGTCATACGGTTGTGATTTACCGTTATCTTCTTCGAGCTCAACATGAGCACCGAATGCCAGACGCAGTGAATCTGTCCATTTCAGGTCTTTGCGGCTATATTCCGTCATTTAGTTCGCTTCCTCTTCATCTTCAGCAAGAAATGTATTAAACGTCTCCTCGACGATATCCCACTCGGCATCATCTTGGATGACGAAAAGTTTAATATCGTCGCCCTCTTCTTCATAACGGAATGCATATACATCCGTTTCGCCATCTTCAGGTTCAACCGGAGCAACCATCATGTACTTGGCCTCCGAACCATCTACTTCAAACTTCATGATGACTTCGAATTCCTCTTCATTACCCTCGTCATCCGCAATGTAAATAATTTCCGCTTCTTCTTCCATACCCAGTTGATCTTCAGCCATTGTTGATCCCCCTCACCTTCTACTATTGGCATCCAAATAATTTTGCAAAATCAAGCTTGCGGCCATTTTGTCCACAACCTGCTTGCGTTTTTTCCGACTGACATCCGCTTCAATCAGCGTACGTTCTGCTGCCATGGTTGTCAGCCGTTCATCCCAAAGGTGAACAGGTAAATTCAGTTCATCCCGCAGGCGATCGGCAAAAGCAATGCATATCTCACCGCGCGGTCCTACGGTGCCGTTCATGTTTTTGGGAAGTCCGACTACGATCTCACTAATCTCATGCTCACGCACAAGATCGGCAATTCGAGTGAACTCACCTTCATCACGGCGGCGTTCAAGCACTTCCAATCCCTGGGCAGTCCAACCGAAGGCGTCACTCGCGGCAACCCCGATTCTTCGGTCCCCATAATCCAAACCTAATATTTTCATCCATGCTCTCCCATCCTGGGGCCTGCTCAGGTCGAT belongs to Paenibacillus sp. FSL H8-0079 and includes:
- a CDS encoding U32 family peptidase; the encoded protein is METVAVQRKFSGKRNRLDKPELLAPAGNLEKLKFAIHYGADAVYIGGQAYGLRSNADNFSFEEMREGVEFAKKYGAKVFVATNIYAHNEDVEGIETYLQNLYNAGISAIIVADPAIIEVALRAVPGLEVHLSTQQSTLNWQAVKFWKDEGLPRVVLGRETSFEEIEEIKANVDIEIEAFIHGAMCSSYSGRCVLSNHFTDRDSNRGGCCQSCRWKYDLFEDAREDTVWVSEEDMQMQAPAPFKLGENQLPLFQEQDNSFSMGSKDLCMIGHIPELIDVGVDSFKIEGRMKSIHYVATVVNVYRQAIDAYMADPENYVLKPEWVEEMNKAANRPLNTGFFYDTPDHEDHIYEPEEKAVPFDFAGLVTGYDAETGMATIQQRNHFKPGQEIEFFGPGGHFFKQVVDEIQDEEGNVLDAARHPLQLIKMKVDQPVSYFDMMRKKK
- a CDS encoding peptidase U32 family protein, with product MSKKHELLVTAANVKEAEVLLQAGADALVIGDDRFGMRLPGSFSVEETAEVVAIAAKHQARVYVSMTNLMSNELLKELPEYVQALGRIGVDGVEFNDPSVLATMKEYAPHVKLHWNAEMTSTNYATANYWGTKGASRVVLARELNMDELTEMVPFLKVEAQVQVHGMTNIYHSKRSLVQSYMAHQGRPVEGHLGKERGLFLIEAERRDEKFPIYEDMNGTHIMSSEDICILEDLHLLMEAGVHSFKVEGMLKSLTYNEAVVRAYRAAIDSYVADADAYAFSEDWLAEVRELQDPERELSFGFFYKEQVY
- the mltG gene encoding endolytic transglycosylase MltG; protein product: MKGKAIVVILLIIVVLAGGAGGYVWSMMRPVEASTEPVVFEIKSGSGTSKIADQLQEEGLIRSGLTFKGYLKWKKLGSNFMAGTYSMSPGVTYDEIVSKLSSGEVVPEEMVKFTIPEGYNVLQMAGKLSYEHVVDRDEFIKLANDPSAFDVDIIKDIPVDEELRYVLEGYLFPETYELKKGSSTHDVMQRMLEEFQTKINSIPDLEAKLQEKNLSLHELLTIASLVEKEVVVDEERALVAGVIYNRINQDMKLEIDATVQYLLDRPKERLFFKDLKVKSPYNTYLNKGLPPGPIASPSLPSIEAALNPEASEYLFYVTKKDGSSGHLFAKTYKEHQQNIAKSKAAQ
- a CDS encoding DUF1292 domain-containing protein, which encodes MTEYSRKDLKWTDSLRLAFGAHVELEEDNGKSQPYDLLAEFEVGGQQYAVLRSSLRPYDEVELLRVSPGSEDQIMPELVTIDDDDEWENISELYDECTLPIDED
- a CDS encoding DUF1292 domain-containing protein; the protein is MAEDQLGMEEEAEIIYIADDEGNEEEFEVIMKFEVDGSEAKYMMVAPVEPEDGETDVYAFRYEEEGDDIKLFVIQDDAEWDIVEETFNTFLAEDEEEAN
- the ruvX gene encoding Holliday junction resolvase RuvX, which codes for MKILGLDYGDRRIGVAASDAFGWTAQGLEVLERRRDEGEFTRIADLVREHEISEIVVGLPKNMNGTVGPRGEICIAFADRLRDELNLPVHLWDERLTTMAAERTLIEADVSRKKRKQVVDKMAASLILQNYLDANSRR